From a region of the Torulaspora globosa chromosome 7, complete sequence genome:
- the SOK1 gene encoding Sok1p (ancestral locus Anc_3.195): MEQPRTHTSAATAASTSPTAAKATTVNSDSPPGSSSSSSSGTGATQTVTTSSSSRKSVPLPSSASMTKFHAEDEDIGLEGKGTNSVSEMRRPSRATRLRHHEEEEEEEEEETMMDINDNDENNANIAMEGMLRKDYIEAPSAISVAGGTVTPHDSQYMNADNDNDNEPTLFKQFDAKTGQFLRGEGGSRVLRSLKSTEQAFTNALRQQPFRINPSQTFDAASLKILVKGKFRSHSVPTISHSSLKRLANCNNHAHYHYHHQHPSMANEAGVKKKKISKNANVFHSGAVGQANLLTNKTGANDTRKENVVISAAEPERTPLFASLAPEVRDEASAATATTRSNPSLRKAILLCHQAPSSMPKYQDLTLDERAEYIKTATSPAPLPPINLQCLKEIDLQEIVKNPQLRHDIVFDPLLQFRPNLDGERGIKKRQLADKYWNDVENEIYVYSQKPKLFNYNTTRLVPLFNTLREVLLTVVPQREAHMINNVLDTELNVQELLKGSLIMTSLSEWLAQLFKHHCAPMRDSWVDKMSAKFREAENESALPKLIDGLRLVFQILEAMKLDIANHQIRILRTALLSNSVEFEKQYFQSLMTSNKINLKSSLAWFNKKFDESDSHDLFPKGKLSPQDIYKLCVRSIISLLSCRKMVREYPTSLSFDHARLILLRADIRQIVCLLICRLLFKQLVTNDTSIDKETRNYITSSYTTKRLKKEIVSIITDDHGNCRWTKNTMSIAIHLCKVISDLKGEYLKSRDLQDESVAGLTTTPTLDTAKIDFAKSWLSRQTQPLSEVYGVLENRVFKSLEESIIKRSGCTVDGRVKQDFIYLCSNVSGEGAADSVNCITGTSTAGADVMTPPGEGIKSLVGLQAKSMKNAQGPPPAIIRSQTPNSSLMSSDDDNRVFHGVEMDEFDNVYRHLYTVINFHWSVFGCHYLECVSDKMVNRASLV; encoded by the coding sequence ATGGAACAGCCTAGGACCCATACGAGTGCTGCCACTGCTGCCTCGACATCTCCTACTGCTGCAAAGGCTACCACTGTTAATTCAGATTCGCCTCCGGGttcgtcatcatcttcgtcaaGCGGAACCGGCGCCACCCAGACGGTTACGACATCAAGCAGTTCGAGGAAATCTGTTCCCTTGCCGTCTTCCGCAAGCATGACCAAGTTTCAcgctgaagatgaagatataGGCTTGGAGGGCAAGGGTACCAACAGCGTCTCCGAAATGAGGAGGCCTTCTCGTGCTACGCGTTTGCGACATcatgaggaggaggaggaggaggaggaggaggagacGATGATGGATATTAATGATAATGATGAGAACAATGCGAATATCGCAATGGAGGGGATGCTACGCAAGGATTACATAGAGGCGCCGTCTGCGATAAGCGTTGCGGGGGGGACAGTTACGCCCCATGATAGTCAGTACATGAATGCAGATAATGATAACGATAATGAACCAACtcttttcaagcaattcgACGCCAAGACGGGACAGTTTCTACGAGGAGAAGGGGGGAGTAGAGTGCTTCGATCACTCAAGTCAACAGAACAGGCGTTCACTAACGCTTTGCGGCAACAGCCATTTCGTATCAATCCAAGTCAAACCTTCGACGCGGCGTCGCTGAAAATCCTGGTAAAGGGCAAGTTCAGATCGCACTCAGTTCCAACAATTTCGCACTCCTCATTAAAAAGACTCGCCAACTGCAATAACCATGCACACTACCATTACCACCATCAGCATCCGTCTATGGCCAATGAGGCAGGAgtgaaaaagaagaaaattaGCAAAAACGCCAATGTATTTCACAGTGGCGCTGTTGGACAGGCCAACTTGCTAACGAACAAGACGGGAGCCAACGACACCAGGAAGGAGAACGTAGTAATTAGTGCTGCGGAACCTGAGAGAACACCCCTATTTGCATCACTCGCGCCGGAAGTACGTGATGAGGCCTCTGCTGCTACAGCCACCACCAGAAGCAACCCGTCATTGCGTAAAGCCATATTGTTGTGTCATCAAGCGCCGTCATCAATGCCAAAATACCAGGACTTGACGTTAGATGAAAGGGCGGAATATATAAAGACTGCGACGAGTCCTGCACCGCTACCGCCCATTAACCTACAGTGCCTGAAAGAGATAGACCTACAGGAGATCGTCAAGAATCCACAGCTGAGACATGATATTGTTTTTGATCCCCTTCTACAATTTAGACCTAATTTAGATGGGGAGAGGGGAATAAAGAAAAGACAATTAGCGGACAAGTACTGGAATGACGTGGAAAACGAAATTTACGTTTACTCTCAAAAACCAAAGCTATTCAATTATAATACAACCCGGTTGGTGCCATTGTTCAATACCCTCAGAGAAGTTTTATTGACAGTTGTCCCCCAGCGGGAAGCTCATATGATTAACAATGTCTTGGACACTGAATTGAACGTTCAGGAGCTCCTGAAAGGATCTCTGATTATGACAAGCCTATCAGAATGGCTGGCGCAATTGTTCAAACACCACTGTGCTCCAATGAGAGATTCGTGGGTGGATAAGATGAGTGCTAAGTTcagagaagctgaaaacGAGTCAGCACTCCCCAAATTGATTGATGGGCTCAGGTTGGTGTTCCAAATCCTGGAAGCGATGAAGCTCGATATCGCCAATCACCAAATAAGGATACTAAGAACCGCATTGCTGAGTAACTCTGTTGAGTTTGAAAAACAATACTTTCAATCCCTGATGACGTCGAATAAGATCAATCTGAAGTCTTCATTGGCTTGGttcaacaagaagttcGATGAAAGCGACAGTCATGACTTATTTCCGAAGGGTAAGCTGTCGCCTCAGGATATCTACAAACTGTGCGTCAGGAGCATAATAAGCCTGTTGTCATGCCGCAAGATGGTTCGCGAATACCCTACATCTTTGTCATTCGATCACGCAAGACTAATATTACTGAGGGCCGATATACGACAAATCGTTTGTCTTCTGATATGTCGCCTATTGTTCAAGCAGTTGGTTACAAACGACACTAGTATCGATAAAGAGACGAGAAATTATATCACTAGCTCATACACAACTAAAcggttgaagaaagagattgtcAGCATCATAACCGATGATCATGGCAATTGCAGGTGGACAAAAAACACTATGTCAATTGCTATCCATCTCTGCAAAGTGATCAGCGACTTGAAGGGCGAATACCTCAAGTCGAGAGATCTTCAGGACGAAAGCGTTGCCGGTCTGACAACAACGCCCACATTGGATACAGCCAAAATAGATTTCGCCAAGTCATGGCTGTCTCGCCAAACTCAACCATTAAGCGAAGTGTATGGTGTTTTAGAGAATCGAGTCTTCAAGTCGCTGGAAGAGAGCATTATCAAGAGGTCCGGTTGCACAGTAGATGGGAGGGTCAAACAAGATTTTATCTATCTCTGCAGTAACGTCAGTGGCGAAGGTGCCGCGGATTCAGTAAACTGCATAACAGGGACTTCAACAGCAGGTGCTGATGTCATGACCCCACCTGGGGAAGGGATAAAAAGCCTGGTAGGTCTGCAAGCGAAAAGCATGAAAAACGCTCAAGGCCCTCCACCCGCAATTATAAGATCGCAAACGCCCAATTCCTCGTTGATGTCCTCCGATGATGATAACAGAGTGTTCCACGGAGTCGAGATGGACGAGTTTGACAACGTGTATCGCCATCTGTACACAGTGATCAATTTTCACTGGTCTGTGTTCGGATGTCATTATCTCGAATGTGTCAGTGATAAGATGGTGAACAGGGCTTCTCTGGTTTAG